The Streptomyces sp. NBC_01268 genome window below encodes:
- a CDS encoding response regulator transcription factor, which produces MAATAPTPHSVGRPGRDHLLVVDDEPTVRELLRTALSYAGFAVDAAATGQEALDLAADRTPDLVLLDVMLPDMDGFEVIRRLRAQPRSPLPGRGGDVPVLFVTARDARQDRLNGLRLGGDDYVTKPFDLEELIARIHAVLRRTRGEQPARITVGDLTLEPDSHHVARAGRTVRLSPTEFRLLHFLVANAERTMTKNQILDAVWEYDFGGDPSIVDTYISYLRRKVDKGEPRLIHTVRGVGYVIREPRS; this is translated from the coding sequence ATGGCGGCAACCGCACCTACCCCGCACTCCGTGGGTCGCCCCGGCCGGGACCACCTGCTCGTCGTCGACGACGAGCCGACCGTCCGGGAACTGCTGCGCACCGCACTGAGCTACGCCGGCTTCGCCGTCGACGCCGCCGCCACAGGTCAGGAAGCCCTCGACCTGGCCGCGGACCGTACACCGGATCTCGTCCTGCTCGACGTGATGCTCCCGGACATGGACGGCTTCGAGGTGATCCGCCGCCTGCGGGCCCAGCCCCGCTCACCCCTGCCCGGCCGAGGCGGCGACGTGCCCGTCCTCTTCGTCACCGCACGCGACGCCCGTCAGGACCGCCTGAACGGCCTGCGGCTCGGCGGAGACGACTACGTCACCAAACCCTTCGACCTGGAAGAACTGATCGCCCGCATCCACGCCGTACTGCGCCGTACCCGGGGCGAGCAGCCGGCCCGGATCACCGTCGGCGACCTGACGCTGGAACCCGACAGCCACCACGTCGCCCGGGCGGGACGGACCGTCCGGCTGTCCCCGACCGAATTCCGCCTCCTGCACTTCCTCGTCGCCAACGCCGAGCGGACCATGACGAAGAACCAGATCCTGGACGCCGTGTGGGAGTACGACTTCGGCGGCGACCCCAGCATCGTCGACACCTACATCAGCTATCTGCGCCGCAAGGTCGACAAGGGCGAGCCCAGGCTGATCCACACCGTCCGAGGCGTCGGCTACGTGATCCGAGAGCCCCGGTCGTGA
- a CDS encoding HAMP domain-containing sensor histidine kinase, whose amino-acid sequence MKRPALRPPGHRWLRRLSLRTRLLCLTTALVAVGLLGTGVIVTAALHGYLQNRVDDRLVLTGEIAARLVPPADTGTPPSVQALSVLGDTTVTYLDDDGATRRTFETSTVPPGGGPELPPLDRTSVVAHGARPFTVPSKDGDHEWRVIALTQPAQLFPPEDAESGGVVVVATSLDEVDRTVTKTRNLSLTVGAALLVVLTAAGWFAVRSGLRPLTRIEETATAITAGDYSHRVPELAAPHTEVGHLTACLNQMLGRIDTAFRARAEAEARTRRFFADAGHELRTPLVGIKGYTDLYRMGALPTREDVDQTMTRIAAESERLTRLVEEMFLLARLDEEAVSDREPALALDLAPMDLRTLAADALHDVRALDAARPVTLTGPGGGRPATAPAVADEARLRQVVTNLIGNAVTHTPHGTPIRIGVGTVDDRAVLEVADEGPGLTPAERDRVFDRFYRTDDSRARTTGGSGLGLAIAHALVTAHDGRLTLDTAPGRGCTFRIELPLTGP is encoded by the coding sequence GTGAAGCGGCCCGCCCTGAGGCCGCCCGGACACCGGTGGCTGCGCCGGCTGTCACTCCGCACCCGACTGCTGTGCCTGACCACGGCCCTGGTCGCGGTCGGCCTCCTCGGCACCGGCGTGATCGTCACCGCGGCCCTGCACGGCTATCTCCAGAACCGCGTCGACGACCGGCTCGTCCTCACCGGCGAGATCGCCGCCCGCCTCGTTCCGCCCGCCGACACCGGGACCCCGCCCAGTGTGCAGGCCCTCAGCGTCCTCGGCGACACCACCGTGACCTATCTGGACGACGACGGCGCCACCCGCAGGACGTTCGAGACGAGCACCGTACCCCCGGGTGGCGGCCCGGAACTCCCGCCCCTCGACCGAACGTCCGTCGTCGCCCACGGGGCCCGGCCCTTCACCGTGCCCTCGAAGGACGGCGACCACGAGTGGCGGGTCATCGCCCTCACCCAGCCGGCGCAGCTGTTCCCGCCCGAAGACGCCGAGAGCGGCGGCGTCGTCGTCGTGGCCACCTCCCTCGACGAGGTCGACCGCACCGTCACCAAGACCCGCAACCTCTCCCTCACCGTGGGCGCCGCCCTGCTCGTCGTCCTCACCGCCGCCGGCTGGTTCGCCGTCCGCTCCGGGCTGCGCCCGCTGACCCGCATCGAGGAGACCGCGACGGCCATCACCGCCGGCGACTACTCCCACCGGGTCCCCGAACTGGCCGCACCCCACACCGAGGTGGGACACCTGACGGCATGCCTCAACCAGATGCTCGGGCGGATCGACACGGCCTTCCGGGCCCGCGCGGAGGCCGAGGCGAGGACCCGCCGCTTCTTCGCCGACGCCGGCCACGAACTCCGCACGCCCCTCGTCGGGATCAAGGGCTACACCGACCTCTACCGGATGGGCGCCCTGCCCACCCGCGAGGACGTCGACCAGACCATGACCCGGATCGCCGCCGAGTCCGAACGCCTCACCCGGCTGGTGGAGGAGATGTTCCTCCTGGCCCGGCTGGACGAGGAGGCGGTCTCCGACCGCGAGCCGGCCCTCGCCCTCGATCTCGCCCCCATGGACCTGCGCACCCTGGCCGCCGACGCACTCCACGACGTACGCGCCCTGGACGCCGCCCGTCCCGTCACCCTCACCGGACCCGGCGGGGGGAGACCCGCCACCGCCCCCGCCGTCGCCGACGAGGCCCGCCTCCGCCAGGTCGTCACCAACCTCATCGGAAACGCCGTCACCCACACCCCGCACGGCACCCCGATCCGTATCGGCGTCGGCACCGTCGACGACCGGGCGGTGCTCGAAGTCGCCGACGAGGGCCCGGGCCTCACCCCGGCCGAACGCGACCGCGTCTTCGACCGCTTCTACCGCACCGACGACTCCCGCGCCCGCACCACCGGCGGCTCCGGCCTCGGCCTCGCCATCGCCCACGCCCTCGTCACCGCCCACGACGGTCGGCTCACCCTGGACACCGCGCCCGGCCGGGGCTGTACGTTCCGCATCGAACTCCCCCTGACCGGTCCGTAG
- a CDS encoding ATP-binding SpoIIE family protein phosphatase produces the protein MNGGEGRRRLAARASAGKGAAAHRSAGARRRLARGGEVPLDRLTTRGRLAWLNSAGSRIGTTLDLERTAQELAEFTVPRFADGAAVDVLESVLRGDEGAQWTGTGVPLMRATALCCIDELSSLEPTPVGETFVRAEEAHETLLHRYCLRQGRPVLVSRMRSEDFIKVAPTESAAAKMRAAGVHSYLAVPLIARGLLLGSADFVRGRGAPPFSSTDLALAEQLASQAAVYIDNARLYGREREHVVSLQRALLPRATPVTPGLRVHSEYAPSTAHHGVGGDWYDIMALPGGRTALMVGDVMGHGLPAAATMGRLRTVARTLMTLDMAPERVLARLDLATRDLEDEQVATFLCAVFDPADSTYTLASAGHLPPLFLDGHGSAEFVDVPVGAPLGAGVIPYDPIRFKVPRGGNLVMYTDGLVKSRREDIDHQLERLRSTACGLASEALEAGGLIERAPADANRFDEAVLVVATAVSDVPADLCEWQLPQEGRAASVARSLVTDQLAEWDLTELADVFELVVSELVGNALRYGNGPGRLRLLRGDRLVVEVSDTGPDLPQIQHADLSDEGGRGLQLINMLCRRWGSCRTVTGKVVWAEQNLPS, from the coding sequence ATGAACGGCGGCGAGGGAAGACGGCGCCTGGCCGCCCGTGCTTCGGCCGGAAAGGGTGCCGCGGCGCACCGCTCGGCCGGAGCCCGCAGACGACTCGCCCGGGGCGGCGAGGTGCCGCTCGACCGGCTCACGACGCGAGGTCGGCTCGCTTGGCTGAACTCCGCCGGTTCCCGCATCGGCACCACCCTCGACCTGGAACGCACGGCCCAGGAGCTGGCCGAGTTCACCGTGCCCCGCTTCGCCGACGGCGCTGCCGTCGACGTCCTGGAGAGTGTCCTGCGCGGCGACGAGGGCGCACAGTGGACGGGTACGGGCGTCCCGCTCATGCGGGCCACCGCGCTGTGCTGCATCGATGAGCTGTCCTCCCTGGAGCCCACACCGGTGGGCGAGACCTTCGTCCGCGCCGAAGAGGCGCACGAGACGCTGCTGCACCGCTACTGTCTGCGACAGGGCAGGCCGGTGCTGGTGAGCCGTATGCGGAGCGAGGACTTCATCAAGGTCGCGCCGACGGAGAGCGCGGCGGCGAAGATGCGGGCCGCCGGAGTGCACAGCTATCTCGCCGTGCCGCTGATCGCCCGCGGGCTGTTGCTCGGCAGCGCGGACTTCGTCCGCGGCCGCGGAGCACCTCCGTTCTCCTCCACCGACCTCGCGCTGGCGGAACAGCTGGCCTCCCAGGCCGCCGTCTACATCGACAACGCCCGGCTGTACGGGCGTGAGCGCGAGCACGTCGTCTCGCTGCAACGCGCACTGCTGCCGCGCGCGACCCCGGTGACGCCAGGGCTGCGCGTGCACTCCGAGTACGCGCCCTCGACGGCGCACCACGGCGTGGGCGGGGACTGGTACGACATCATGGCTCTGCCCGGCGGACGTACGGCCCTGATGGTGGGCGACGTCATGGGCCACGGTCTGCCCGCCGCCGCCACCATGGGGCGTCTGCGTACGGTGGCGCGCACCCTGATGACCCTGGACATGGCTCCGGAGCGCGTCCTGGCCCGGCTCGACCTCGCCACGCGTGATCTGGAGGACGAGCAGGTCGCCACCTTCCTCTGTGCGGTGTTCGACCCGGCCGACTCCACGTACACGCTGGCCAGCGCCGGGCACCTGCCGCCGCTGTTCCTTGACGGACACGGCTCCGCCGAGTTCGTGGACGTACCCGTCGGCGCGCCGCTCGGGGCCGGAGTGATCCCGTACGACCCGATCCGTTTCAAGGTGCCGAGGGGCGGCAACCTGGTCATGTACACGGACGGGCTCGTCAAGTCCCGGCGCGAGGACATCGACCACCAGTTGGAGCGTCTGCGCTCCACGGCCTGCGGCCTGGCATCGGAGGCTCTCGAAGCCGGCGGCCTGATCGAGCGTGCCCCGGCCGACGCCAACCGTTTCGACGAGGCCGTCCTCGTCGTCGCGACGGCCGTCTCGGACGTCCCGGCCGATCTGTGCGAGTGGCAGTTGCCGCAGGAAGGGCGAGCGGCGTCCGTCGCCCGGAGCCTGGTCACGGACCAGCTCGCCGAGTGGGACCTGACGGAGCTCGCCGACGTCTTCGAACTCGTCGTCTCCGAACTCGTCGGCAACGCCCTGCGCTATGGCAACGGGCCCGGCAGGCTCCGGCTGCTGCGCGGCGACCGACTTGTCGTGGAGGTCTCGGACACGGGCCCCGACCTGCCCCAGATCCAGCACGCGGATCTCAGTGACGAGGGCGGCCGAGGTCTCCAGCTCATCAACATGTTGTGCCGCCGATGGGGTTCCTGCCGCACCGTGACCGGCAAGGTGGTGTGGGCGGAACAGAACCTGCCCTCCTGA
- a CDS encoding YkvA family protein, translated as MDSSLFLIVAVVLVLVAAGFAAVLLVRVFRARRLLLDAGVPLRSKALFWAAVVYTVSPVDLIPDPVYLDDIGVLLIALRMLHAAISGSEADPRGLPEGPKASGSGPAAWSRPRREGR; from the coding sequence ATGGACAGCTCCCTCTTCCTCATCGTGGCCGTGGTTCTCGTGCTCGTCGCGGCGGGATTCGCGGCTGTTCTGCTCGTCCGCGTCTTCCGGGCTCGGAGGCTCCTGCTGGACGCCGGTGTCCCGTTGCGGTCCAAGGCCCTGTTCTGGGCAGCGGTGGTCTACACGGTCTCCCCGGTCGACCTGATCCCTGACCCGGTCTATCTGGACGACATCGGCGTCCTCCTGATCGCCCTGCGGATGCTGCACGCGGCGATCTCCGGGAGCGAGGCGGATCCCAGGGGGCTTCCCGAGGGTCCGAAGGCCTCGGGAAGCGGTCCGGCGGCGTGGTCGCGGCCTCGGCGCGAGGGCCGATGA
- a CDS encoding PP2C family protein-serine/threonine phosphatase, with translation MIESGRPWLRRSYGYGTLVRLSPVVLTVVIAGLAYATPPEMAFSRLLPAAPALAAAMWPVLPTVLLGTVCLLLMIGLSFVFPDLGTWWTCGGIVAVTVAAAYGSHVRLQRERTLFQVRLVADAAQQVVLRPLPHRFRNVEIESLYLAAAAEARIGGDFYEVVDTPYGARLLIGDVRGKGLPAVGAAAAIVNAFREAAHGEASMAEVARKLDASCARHNAAHPPEAPMERFATALLVEIPHQGGRITIVNCGHPPPLIHGFKDVRVLEPSVPSPLLSLAELLGDQYRADAFDFAPGELLLLYTDGIAETRARDGEFFPLTAWMRRQPPTPPRDLLTALHHDLLRHSRGALDDDIAALAVRLHAP, from the coding sequence ATGATCGAGTCCGGACGGCCGTGGCTCCGTCGGAGCTACGGCTACGGCACGCTCGTGCGGCTGTCGCCGGTGGTTCTGACCGTCGTGATCGCCGGCCTGGCCTACGCCACTCCGCCGGAGATGGCCTTCAGCCGCCTCCTGCCCGCGGCGCCTGCTCTGGCCGCCGCCATGTGGCCGGTCCTCCCGACTGTGCTCCTGGGGACCGTCTGCCTCCTTCTGATGATCGGCCTCAGCTTCGTCTTCCCCGATCTCGGGACGTGGTGGACGTGCGGGGGAATCGTCGCGGTCACCGTGGCCGCCGCCTACGGAAGCCATGTCCGACTTCAACGGGAGCGCACGCTCTTCCAGGTGCGGCTCGTCGCCGACGCGGCCCAGCAGGTGGTACTGCGGCCCCTGCCGCACCGTTTCCGGAACGTCGAGATCGAATCGCTGTACCTCGCGGCCGCCGCGGAAGCCCGCATCGGCGGGGACTTCTACGAGGTGGTCGATACGCCGTACGGGGCACGGCTGCTCATCGGCGACGTGCGGGGGAAGGGCCTGCCGGCCGTGGGGGCGGCCGCGGCGATCGTCAACGCCTTCCGGGAGGCGGCACATGGCGAGGCCTCCATGGCCGAGGTCGCCCGCAAGCTCGACGCGAGCTGTGCCCGGCACAACGCCGCCCATCCACCCGAGGCACCGATGGAACGCTTCGCCACGGCGCTGCTCGTCGAGATCCCGCATCAAGGCGGCCGCATCACCATCGTCAACTGCGGACACCCTCCGCCCCTGATCCACGGCTTCAAGGATGTGCGCGTCCTCGAGCCGTCCGTCCCCTCGCCTCTGCTCAGCCTCGCGGAACTGCTCGGCGACCAGTACCGTGCGGACGCCTTCGACTTCGCTCCCGGCGAGCTTCTCCTCCTCTATACGGACGGGATCGCCGAAACCCGCGCCCGGGACGGTGAGTTCTTCCCCTTGACCGCGTGGATGCGCCGGCAGCCCCCCACGCCTCCCCGTGATCTGCTCACGGCGCTGCACCACGACCTCCTCCGTCACAGCAGGGGCGCCCTCGACGATGACATCGCCGCCTTGGCCGTACGCCTGCACGCGCCGTGA
- a CDS encoding glycoside hydrolase family 15 protein has protein sequence MEDYPLIEDHGLIGDLQTAALVTTDATIDWFCCPRFDSPSVFGSLLDRRKGGHFTVRPVADTFTTKQLYHPDTAVLVTRFMTEAGAGEVVDFMPVTGATATDRHRLVRLLRCVRGSMTFEGEIAPRFDYGRKPHELHLSEHGALFTSEDLNLAVHAVREPQDERRMSVLPGADDDLRFSLSLRAGEQRGLVMESAPDGPPREVRLEEFERLFHETVRFWRSWLGQSTYSGRWREAVERSAITLKLMTYAPTGALVAAPTAGLPEQLGGERNWDYRFTWIRDASFSVYALLGLGFKEEASAFINWLHDRVKQEAGQGNGSGPLNIMYRVDGSADLFEETLGHWEGYRGSAPVRIGNGAASQLQLDIYGEALDSIYFAHEHGMHLDHGGWKALHTLLDWLVDHWDQPGEGLWETRGGRKDFTYGRVMSWVAFDRALRIAYDDGRPAAGGRWVDARDEIYAQVYDRGWDPGKRAFVQHYGDDVLDSALLRMPTVGFITPDDPMWKSTLDAMERELVSDSLVYRYNPEASPDGLRGSEGTFSLCTFMYVDALARAGRTDMARLVLEKMLTYANHLGLYSEEIDLTGRQLGNFPQAFTHLALIDAAITLDSLLQDTRRAGP, from the coding sequence ATGGAGGACTATCCCCTGATCGAGGACCACGGTCTGATCGGTGATCTGCAGACCGCGGCCCTTGTGACGACCGACGCGACGATCGACTGGTTCTGTTGCCCTCGCTTCGACTCGCCGAGCGTCTTCGGCTCACTGCTCGACCGGCGGAAGGGCGGCCACTTCACCGTGCGGCCGGTTGCCGACACGTTCACGACCAAACAGCTCTACCACCCGGACACGGCCGTTCTGGTGACGCGCTTCATGACGGAGGCAGGGGCGGGGGAGGTCGTGGACTTCATGCCGGTGACGGGAGCCACCGCGACCGATCGGCACCGTCTCGTCCGCCTGCTCCGCTGTGTGCGCGGCAGCATGACGTTCGAAGGGGAGATCGCTCCGCGCTTCGACTACGGACGCAAGCCGCACGAACTCCACCTGTCCGAGCACGGCGCCCTGTTCACCTCGGAAGACCTGAACCTGGCCGTCCACGCCGTCCGTGAGCCGCAGGACGAGCGGCGGATGAGCGTCCTTCCGGGAGCCGACGACGACCTGCGCTTCTCCTTGAGCCTGCGGGCGGGGGAGCAGCGCGGCCTGGTCATGGAATCCGCCCCCGACGGGCCTCCGCGCGAGGTGCGCCTGGAGGAGTTCGAGCGGCTCTTCCACGAGACGGTCCGCTTCTGGCGTTCCTGGCTGGGACAGTCCACCTACTCAGGGCGCTGGCGGGAGGCGGTGGAACGCTCGGCCATCACGCTGAAGCTGATGACCTACGCGCCGACCGGCGCCCTGGTCGCGGCGCCCACGGCGGGGCTCCCGGAGCAACTGGGCGGGGAGCGCAACTGGGACTACCGGTTCACCTGGATCCGTGACGCCTCCTTCTCGGTGTACGCCCTGCTGGGCCTGGGGTTCAAGGAAGAGGCGTCCGCGTTCATCAACTGGCTGCACGACAGGGTCAAGCAGGAGGCCGGTCAGGGCAACGGTTCGGGGCCGCTGAACATCATGTACCGGGTCGACGGCTCCGCCGACCTGTTCGAGGAGACCCTCGGTCACTGGGAGGGATACCGAGGCTCCGCCCCGGTCCGGATCGGCAACGGCGCGGCGAGCCAGCTCCAGCTGGACATCTACGGCGAGGCGCTCGACAGCATCTACTTCGCGCACGAGCACGGCATGCACCTCGACCACGGGGGCTGGAAGGCCCTGCACACCCTGCTCGACTGGCTGGTCGACCACTGGGACCAGCCCGGCGAAGGGCTCTGGGAGACGCGCGGGGGCCGGAAGGACTTCACCTACGGTCGCGTGATGTCCTGGGTCGCCTTCGACCGGGCCCTGCGGATCGCCTACGACGACGGCCGCCCCGCGGCCGGCGGACGCTGGGTCGACGCACGGGACGAGATCTACGCGCAGGTGTACGACCGCGGCTGGGACCCGGGTAAGCGGGCTTTCGTACAGCACTACGGCGACGACGTGCTCGACTCGGCGCTGCTTCGCATGCCGACGGTCGGCTTCATCACGCCGGACGATCCCATGTGGAAGTCCACTCTGGACGCCATGGAGCGTGAGCTCGTCAGCGACAGCCTCGTCTACCGCTACAACCCCGAGGCGTCCCCCGACGGGCTGCGCGGCTCCGAGGGAACCTTCTCCCTGTGCACCTTCATGTACGTCGACGCCCTGGCCCGGGCGGGACGCACCGACATGGCCAGGCTGGTGCTGGAGAAGATGCTCACCTACGCCAACCACCTCGGGCTGTACTCCGAGGAGATCGACCTGACGGGACGGCAGCTGGGAAACTTCCCCCAGGCCTTCACCCATCTGGCACTGATCGACGCCGCGATCACCCTGGACTCGCTGCTTCAGGACACGCGGCGCGCCGGACCGTAG
- a CDS encoding HTTM domain-containing protein yields MDRETPLVPTVHGGLLDRVGALWVLLTTQPLSLYAASVLRIGYGLLYLTFLLREFPHRDEIWGPDSPWTPALAEQLFDQTGWNSILTLSESRVYFELCYVMALVTSALFTLGWRTRLMSVLFAVVVISFHARAIFMTDGGDNLVLLMVLYLVLTACGRRWSLDARRHRLRTARAADAPQPVRGFHAQHVTEARVTLTTVVHNCGMLIIAAQVCFLYGSAGLYKVQGSTWGGGTALHYALNLELFQPWPALSHLVDEFPMVIAIASYVTVLVQVAFPFVLFGRLKYPVLTVLLGMHIGIAVLMGLPLFSGAMIVADAVFLPDRFYTFLPLLCRRAARHLGVRPETRQASGSGSVPAQVGPEAPASEYRAVRGG; encoded by the coding sequence GTGGACCGGGAGACACCGCTCGTCCCCACCGTCCACGGAGGGCTCCTCGACCGGGTCGGCGCCCTGTGGGTGCTTCTCACCACCCAGCCGCTGTCGCTGTACGCCGCCTCGGTCCTGCGCATCGGCTACGGGCTGCTCTACCTGACCTTTCTGCTCCGCGAGTTCCCGCACCGTGACGAGATCTGGGGCCCCGACTCCCCCTGGACACCCGCACTGGCAGAGCAGCTCTTCGATCAGACGGGCTGGAACAGCATCCTGACCCTCTCCGAGAGCCGCGTGTACTTCGAACTCTGCTACGTGATGGCCCTCGTCACGTCGGCGCTGTTCACGCTGGGCTGGCGGACCCGCCTCATGTCCGTCCTCTTCGCCGTCGTGGTGATCTCGTTCCACGCAAGAGCGATCTTCATGACGGACGGGGGCGACAACCTGGTCCTGCTGATGGTGCTGTACCTCGTTCTCACCGCATGCGGTCGGCGCTGGTCCCTGGACGCACGCCGACACCGGCTCAGGACGGCTCGCGCGGCCGACGCACCGCAACCGGTGAGGGGTTTCCACGCCCAGCACGTCACAGAGGCCCGCGTCACCCTCACCACGGTGGTGCACAACTGCGGCATGCTCATCATCGCCGCACAGGTCTGCTTCCTCTACGGATCGGCCGGCCTGTACAAGGTCCAGGGTTCGACCTGGGGCGGCGGCACCGCTCTGCACTACGCGCTGAACCTCGAACTGTTCCAGCCCTGGCCCGCGCTCTCCCACCTCGTGGACGAGTTCCCGATGGTGATCGCGATCGCCAGCTACGTGACGGTCCTCGTGCAGGTCGCCTTCCCGTTCGTGCTCTTCGGCAGGCTCAAGTATCCCGTTCTGACCGTACTGCTCGGCATGCACATCGGTATCGCCGTACTCATGGGGCTCCCCCTGTTCTCCGGCGCGATGATCGTCGCGGACGCCGTGTTCCTCCCCGACCGCTTCTACACCTTCCTGCCTCTCCTGTGCCGACGTGCGGCACGGCACCTCGGGGTGCGGCCGGAAACCCGCCAAGCGTCAGGATCGGGATCCGTACCCGCACAGGTGGGACCAGAGGCACCCGCCTCGGAGTACCGGGCCGTTCGTGGCGGGTAG
- a CDS encoding DUF5819 family protein produces MSSATESAAVKELQQSDSDTASRPPHDGTVVPGIRPPGARALKAGLYTAVVLCLMTTLAHVVMVFLHVAPPNPVSKRYSSQVNGWVYPFFEQNWRLFAPDPDSFNRQVLARTAHTDSDGSVRVSRWFDLTAVDNSAVDHSAFPSHTAQNLLRRAWSSYVDTHGGSDTARSERAVMLQKYLSNIAADRVAARDDSGTFEFIQLRVITLPVAAPGTAGNRPPVPTENRLLPWWKVVPRGN; encoded by the coding sequence GTGTCGAGCGCAACCGAGTCAGCGGCCGTGAAGGAACTTCAGCAGTCCGATTCCGATACGGCCTCCCGGCCACCTCATGACGGAACGGTCGTGCCGGGCATCCGGCCCCCGGGCGCCCGGGCGCTGAAGGCAGGGCTGTACACCGCCGTCGTCCTGTGCCTGATGACGACGCTGGCCCATGTCGTCATGGTGTTCCTTCATGTGGCCCCGCCCAACCCGGTGTCGAAACGCTACAGCTCACAGGTCAACGGATGGGTGTACCCCTTCTTCGAACAGAACTGGCGGCTCTTCGCCCCGGACCCCGACTCCTTCAACCGGCAGGTTCTGGCGAGAACCGCGCACACGGATTCCGACGGATCGGTACGGGTGAGCCGCTGGTTCGACCTCACCGCCGTGGACAATTCCGCAGTCGATCACAGTGCATTCCCGAGCCATACGGCTCAGAACCTCTTGCGCCGCGCCTGGAGTTCCTACGTCGATACACACGGAGGCAGCGACACGGCACGCTCGGAAAGGGCTGTGATGCTGCAGAAGTATCTGAGCAACATCGCCGCGGACCGCGTCGCCGCCCGTGACGACAGCGGCACGTTCGAGTTCATTCAGCTCCGGGTCATCACGCTGCCCGTCGCTGCGCCCGGCACGGCCGGGAACCGCCCGCCGGTGCCCACCGAGAACCGGCTCCTGCCCTGGTGGAAGGTGGTCCCCCGTGGGAACTGA
- a CDS encoding ice-binding family protein, with the protein MKLHIPRRTRRRLLSGGLASALAATVAGVMVAVTSTQALAIATPVPLGTTASYSVLAGQGVTNTGNSVLDHDLGTHPNPAITGFPPGLVLGAVHPADAAAAQAKSDLIVAYNNAAGQLTGQAPDFPLAAGIGGGQELLPGVHRATSGVGLTGDLILNAGGNPNAVWVFQIPEALTTASNSRILLTNGASPCNVYWQIGSSATLGTTSTFVGTIMALTSIFVNQGASVEGRALARNGEVTLNNNRIFLGGCATGATTTGTTTGATTGTTTGTTTGATTGTTTGTTTGTTLGLIGGSLIGGPSVNLVGGGTSGNVAGNTSGNTAGNTAGNTTGGATTGNTAGNTTGGSITGGNVAGANGGKPGGPDHGGPDHGGPDHGGPDHGGPDHGGPDHGHDEGPGKPDHGEHPEGNYGYADQPAGHEGYEGHEG; encoded by the coding sequence ATGAAGCTGCACATCCCTAGAAGGACTCGGCGCCGCCTCCTGTCCGGCGGCTTGGCCTCGGCCCTCGCCGCAACGGTTGCCGGCGTCATGGTCGCCGTGACGTCGACACAGGCACTGGCCATCGCAACGCCCGTGCCTCTGGGCACGACAGCCAGCTACTCCGTTCTGGCGGGTCAGGGAGTCACCAACACCGGCAACTCGGTGCTTGACCACGACCTCGGGACGCACCCGAACCCCGCCATCACCGGATTCCCTCCCGGCCTCGTGCTCGGCGCGGTGCACCCCGCGGACGCCGCAGCCGCCCAGGCCAAGAGCGATCTGATCGTGGCGTACAACAACGCGGCCGGCCAATTGACGGGCCAGGCACCGGACTTCCCGCTCGCCGCAGGCATCGGCGGGGGCCAGGAGCTGCTTCCCGGCGTCCACCGGGCCACCTCCGGTGTCGGCCTCACCGGTGACCTGATCCTGAACGCCGGAGGAAACCCCAACGCGGTCTGGGTCTTCCAGATCCCCGAAGCCCTCACGACGGCCTCCAACAGCCGGATCCTGCTCACGAACGGCGCTTCGCCGTGCAACGTCTACTGGCAGATCGGGAGTTCGGCGACCCTCGGCACCACCTCCACCTTCGTGGGCACCATCATGGCTCTGACCTCGATCTTCGTGAACCAGGGGGCGAGCGTCGAGGGCCGGGCGCTGGCCCGTAACGGCGAGGTGACGCTCAACAACAACAGGATCTTCCTCGGCGGGTGCGCCACGGGTGCGACAACGACCGGCACGACCACCGGAGCAACCACGGGAACGACGACCGGCACGACCACCGGAGCAACCACGGGAACGACGACCGGAACCACGACCGGTACGACTCTGGGTCTGATCGGCGGCAGCCTCATCGGCGGGCCGAGCGTCAACCTGGTGGGCGGCGGCACCTCGGGGAACGTCGCCGGCAACACCTCCGGGAACACCGCGGGCAACACCGCGGGGAACACCACGGGCGGGGCCACGACGGGCAACACCGCCGGAAACACGACCGGCGGGTCCATCACCGGGGGGAACGTCGCCGGCGCGAACGGCGGCAAGCCCGGCGGGCCGGACCACGGCGGCCCGGACCACGGCGGCCCGGACCACGGCGGGCCGGACCACGGCGGGCCGGACCACGGCGGGCCGGACCACGGGCATGACGAAGGCCCCGGCAAGCCGGACCACGGTGAGCACCCTGAAGGGAACTACGGATACGCCGACCAGCCGGCGGGCCATGAGGGATACGAAGGCCACGAGGGCTAG